The genomic segment CCTCACGCAGCGCCCCCTGCGCCAGGCGGCGACTGCCGCGGAAGGCCGTGTAGCTGGCGACCGACGCACCACCGGCCGGATCAGCGTGGTCGGGCATAGAGCTGTTCCGGGTTGGCGTGACGTTCGAACCACAGCGCGAGCAGCGTATCGAGATCCGCTCGCGGCTGGTAGTCGGGCGACTCGTCGGGCCAGGCGAGCTCGTCGAGCACCACAAACTCGAACGCCCCCTCACCGAGTGTGCGCCAGTCGGCCTGCAGCGGTTCGCAGCGATGCGCGCCGGTCTGCAGTTGCAGTCGTTCGCGATTGAAGATGGCGGGCAGGTTGGACGATGCGCCGAGGTACTGTCGCCCGGTGGCACGACAGCGAATGGCATAGATGCCCATGGCAGTGCGCATGGCTTTGTAGGCGCGCTTGAGCGCCTGACGATCCGTCACGGGGTCTCCGGTGTGCGGGAGTGCATAATACCCGGATAATATGAATTACCCGGATGAAATACAAGACCAGCACGGCGGCGCCGTTCGTCGGCGCATCGTGACCGTTGGGCGGATGCAGCGGGCCGTTCGTCGAACAGTGAAACCCGTGTGTGCCCCCCGGCGTCGGGACGCCACCCATTCACCCCGGTGCATATGAACGGTATAGACGTCGCCCCGACCCCGACTTTGACCCCAACCCCAACCCAGCCCCCAACCACGACACAAGCGGTAACTGCAGTTCGCCCTCCTCGGCTCCCGCAGCCACGGCTTCTGTGGTCCGGGCTTCTGCTCTCCTGGCTGCCGCTGTTTGCCGTTCAATCCCAACCCTCTGCCATCTCATCTCTCGACTCCGCCATCTCACGTATGGGCGGCGCCGAACGCCTGGCCAGCCTGACCAGCTCGCGTGCCGAGTACATGACCATGTGGCTGCGGACCACCTGGGACTCCCGTCCAGCCGCCGATGCCCCGA from the Gemmatimonas sp. UBA7669 genome contains:
- a CDS encoding GIY-YIG nuclease family protein, with amino-acid sequence MTDRQALKRAYKAMRTAMGIYAIRCRATGRQYLGASSNLPAIFNRERLQLQTGAHRCEPLQADWRTLGEGAFEFVVLDELAWPDESPDYQPRADLDTLLALWFERHANPEQLYARPR